The sequence CTGCCTTTGTCCAGATATTTCTGGCCTCTTCGTCTTCCGGATAGATGGTTACCCAGAGCTTTTCGACGGGAATTTGCAGTACGCCGGTAATATATTCCCAGGCCCATGGAATGACTTCCTCTTTAAAATAGTCCCCAAAAGAAAAATTCCCGAGCATCTCAAAAAAAGTATGGTGTCTGGCCGTTTTGCCGACACTCTCCAGGTCAGGGGTTCGGACACATTTTTGAGCGGTGGTCGCTCTCGAAAACGGAGGCTCCACTTGCCTTAAAAAATATTGCTTAAACGGAACCATTCCGGCTACCGTTAAAAGTAAAGTAGGATCATCTTTCGGGATCAGGGAAGCACTGGGCTGAATAACATGTCCCTTTCCCTCAAAATACTTCAGAAACATTTCACGCAGTTGATTTCCGGTATACATCTACTTCCTCCTTATATGGAAGGCTCCTCGTACCTTGTAACACGGTACTTAAGCTTATATTTATTACAGAATAGCAAGGGCAAATCTTGCTAAGACATAAGAAAACTTGGCTGGCACCAAGCCTCTTTGGCACAGGCGGCAGCCTTAGTTGCACTTAGGTAGTTCAGAAAGTACTTATACTTTTTGATAAACTAAAATAAGTATAGCCAAAAGAGAAGTTGCCTGTCAACAGACTTGACGGCCGCAAATCCTACTTAATTCTTCGTTGACTTCAGATCTCGCGGTGCAATCAGATAATAATATACATTTCTGATGATAATACGCAGGACCGCCGCCAGTGGAACGGCAAAAAGCATTCCGAGCAAACCGCCGATTTCCCCGCCGGCCAAAAGAGCAAAAACGACCCAGAGCGGATGAAGCCCGATTTTATTGCTCATCAGACGCGGATTAATCAGATTGCTGTCCAGCTGTTGGACGATGAAGATGACCAGTGTGACTTTTACAGCCATCAGAGGGGATCTGCTTAGGCCCAGCAAAATTGATGGTATGCCGCCTAAGATCGGACCAAAATACGGGATCAGATTGGTAATTCCGCAAATGATCCCGATAATCAGCGCATATTCCATACCGATGAGCTTAATCCCTATGCCGATCAAAAAGCCGACGATAACCGCATCAATCATATTGCCCTGGATATACCGCTTGATTACATAATCGATTTCCTGTAATAGCTTGTGCCACTGCTCCCGCATCCTGCCAGGGACAAGCATTAAAACCCCGTCCGTGATTTTTCTCCAGTCCGTTAAAAAATAGATGGCCAGAATTGGGGAAAGAACCATCAACCCGATGGAAGAAAGCAAAGCCGGAATATCTTCCATGACCTTTTCCAGCCAGCCGGTCAGATAGGATTGCCCCTGAATCAGTTTTTTATCCATTAATCTGCTGAGTTCTTCAGGCAGGATACTTTGCGGGTAGACACTTTTCCCGGTTTGTACATAATGGTAAATGACTTCCAGCCTCTCCGGCAGTACAACGGACAGTTTTCCAAGCTCCAGGTAAAACGTAGGCAGCAGCAGTAAAAACAGCACAGCAAGCAAAACCACAATCCAAAGGAAAATCAAGGCAATTGCCCACCGCCGGCGCAGGCCTTTTTTTTCGAGCCAATTGACCATGGGACTTAAAAGGTAGGCGATAACGGCACCTGCTGCAAAAGAAAAAGCAATCTTTTTAACCTTCATAAACAGCAGGAAACCCGCGATAACCAGCAAGATGCCAAAAATCCAACGCAGCTTGGTCTGTCCCATACGCGCCCCCCAGTTATGTTTTAAGACAAATAAAGGGCGGTCTTTTCAAAATGAATTTGAAAATCCCAACCCCCGATGGACAGGCCGTAGCCTTTGCTTCTTGGCCTTGCCGCTACTTGCTATCCATGGTATAAGCGAAGCGCCAACTCTATTCTCCGCATGCACGGTATGAAGAACTCTAGACATGGCAACTCGGCGTCATTCAGCAGCTGCCTGAGCCTGAACGATCTGCTCGCTTTCAAGGAAGAAATCTTCCCACGCTACCAGTGTCCCATCTTCTTCCAAATCAAATACGACTACCTGATCGGTATGACTGTTAAACTCAATAAAACAGTCCCAGCAATAGTATTGTTCCACACCGACCTTTCCGGTCTGTCGTCCCCCGCAAACCGGGCAAATCATGACAATGAACCTCCTTCAATTACAACAACATCCTGGCTCTCGCAAAGAATGTTTTCCTCAAATACAGCCTCCCTGCCCTTCATCAAATCCGCAAAAAGGCCGTCTGATATTTCATAACCAAGTACTTTTTGGACCGTATTGTCCACATAGATATCACCTATTGTTCCTTTGATATCGCCTTCTCCATTAAAGACCTTGTTTCCGACTTTCTGAGACCAGGATGCACCTGAAATCTTTTTCCCTTCTGGATTCTTAACAGCAAGGGAATCCTTGCCGAAAGATACGATATCATCTCTGCTCATGTCTTCGAGCGGGTGCGTAAGCAGGGAATCTTTTTCCACGATAACGCCGGAAACCGTATTGTCTTTTTCATTATATATGATATCTTTTACCCAACCCAGACGTTCCCCGGAATTCAGATCAATCACCGGGAGCCGGACAATATCTCTCATCCTCCGCATAATTCCCTCATTTGCCTTAGGATTATATCCGGTATTATTGCCGGAATATCAGGATAATATTCCTTTCAGCAGTATTGCAATCTATATTATGACATAAAACTGAAATATTGCTGAAAGGAGTATTTCGCACGAGTCAGCCCTTCGGCAATCGTTTCTTATTCTGTCTTAAGAAGATCTTGGCGGATTCCGCGCTTATCCGATACAATGACCCCTCCGCCCTGAACTGTCGGCCCGTCATAAAATACAACCGACTGACCGGGAGTAACTGCCCGCTGCGGAGTCTCAAACTCAACCCTGACAAGATTATTTTCAGGATAAAGAACAGCTGCTGCGGGATTCGCCTTGTAACGAATCTTCGCCTGCACCTTCAAGGGTCCGGACAGCCTTTCCAGAGCAATCCAGTTCAAACCTGTCGCCCAGAGAACATCGGTAAAGACATCATTGTCTTCTCCGAGTATTACCCTGTTGCCAACCGGGTCAATCGAAGCCACAAACATTGGTTTGCCAAATGTTGTCCCTAATCCTTTGCGCTGTCCGACCGTATAATGGATCAATCCCCTGTGTCTGCCGATAATGCGGCCGGAGAGATCCGTGAAATCACCTGGTTCAGAATCTTTTTCCATTGCCGCCCTAATATATTCCGCATAGTTGTTGTCAGGAATAAAACAGATTTCCTGACTCTCACTGCTGTCGGCAGCTTTCAGGTTCCTAGCTCTCGCCAAGTCCCTGACCTGTTCTTTCGTATAATCACCAAGCGGGAAAAGTGCATGGGCAATCTGGTCCTGGCTCAAGGAGTATAATACATAACTCTGGTCTTTTTTCGCATCCAGCCCGGTTTGGATCAGCCAGCGGCCTGAAGTCGCGTCAACCGTTTTCCGAACGTAATGACCGGTCGCAAGATAGTCGGCACCAAGCCCGCGCGACTGTTTCAGCAATTCTCCGAATTTGATTTTCCGGTTACACAGCACACACGGATTCGGCGTTTCCCCTCTGTAGTAGCTTTCCGCAAAAGAATCAATGACTTCCTGTTTGAAAACCGTCCGGAAATCAAGCACATGCAGCGGTATCCTGAGCTGCTCAGCCGCTTCCAGTGCAGCAGTTTCAGCAGAGCCGCCTTCATGGGTTAGAATGGTGACTCCGATCACTTCATGACCATTTTCTTGAAGTAAAGCAGCGGCCGTGGAACTATCCACGCCGCCACTCATTCCAACAGCAACTTTCATACGTTTAACCTTCATACTTCCTCAGACCTTGGTCTTTTTCTGGATGTAGTCTTTGATAGCTTCATGAACAGCATCTGCGGCAAGATTGGAACAGTGCAGCTTGGCTTCAGGCAAACCTCCAAGGGCTTCGGCCACAGCAGCATTCGAAATATCCAGGGCTTCATTCACGCTTTTGCCTTTGACCATTTCCGTAACCATACTGCTGGTCGCTACCGCAGCCCCGCAGCCAAATGTCTTAAACTTGATATCTTTGATAATGTCGTTTTCAACAACCATGGAAATCCGCATAATGTCGCCGCACTTGGCGTTGCCGACTTGCCCTACGCCATTTGCATTTTCAATTTCACCTACGTTGCGGGGATTCGTAAAATGGTCGATTACTTTTTCTGAATACATCTGATTCACTCCTGTCTTATTCCTGTCTTTCAGCTTGCTTCGAGGAACTATTTATTTGCTTTAACTAGTTCAAATTGCTTTATGATATAAAGGAGACATTTCTCTTAAGCGCTGCACGATCTTCGGAAGCTCCTGTAACACATAATCGATCTCTTCATCCGTATTCTGTCTGCCAAGCGAGAGTCTCAGGGAACCATGGGCAACCTCATGGCTTAGACCCATGGCCAGTAAAACATGCGAAGGGTCCAAAGATCCCGAAGTACAGGCCGAACCGCTGGAACCGGCTATTCCAACCAAATCGAGACTTAAGAGCAGGGATTCTCCTTCAATGAAATTAACGCTGATATTGACATTGTTCGGGAGACGCTTGGCACCGCGCGGGCCGTTCACCTTGACATGATCAATGCCGGCGAGAATTCCGTCAAATAATTTATCACGGAGTCTGACCAGTTCAGTATTTTCGTCTGCCATCCTTTGTCCGGCCAACTCACAGGCTTTGCCGAAACCAATGATCCCCGGAGCGTTTTCCGTACCGGAACGGATCTTTCTCTCCTGCGAACCGCCAAAAACAAGCGGAGAAATCCTGACGCCTTTGCGGATGTATAAAGCACCGACCCCTTTAGGGCCATAGATCTTATGGCTCGATATCGTTAAAAGATCAACATTCATCTGATTTACATCGATTGGCAGTTTTCCAAGGGACTGGACGGCATCGACATGGAAAAGAATTCCTTTTTCCCTGGCAATCCGGCCTATTTCAGCGACAGGCTGAATCGACCCAACCTCGTTGTTGGCGTGCATAATACTGATTAAAATCGTGTCCGGACGGATTGCCTTTTCGATATCCTGAACACTTATCAAGCCTTCCTCATCGACCGGCACAATGGTTATTTCGTAGCCGTTTTTAGCCAGGTATTTAAAAGTATCCAGAACAGCATGGTGCTCAATCGCCGAAGTTATCAGGTGCGTACCTTTTTTTACGTTTGCTCTGGCAGCACCCTGAATGGCCAGATTATCAGCTTCCGTTCCGCCGCTGGTAAAGGTAATCTCCGAAGGGTTTGCTCCAATCAGAGATGCAACCTGTTCTCTGGCTTCGTCGATGGCCTTATGGACTTGTCTTCCAAAGGAATGTACGCTGGATGGGTTTCCGTAGTACTCTGTAAAGTACACCGTCATCAATTCTGCCACCTGCGGGTCAACCGGCGTTGTGGCACTATGATCTAAATATATTCGTTTCATCTTATCCTCCGTTAAGCAGCTCTTATCTGCCGACCCTTATCTGACAGATCGTAGCAAAATCATCATCTCAGACATCTATTGCAGGAATCCCAAGTCTTCTCCGCCGCTGCCTGCTTCTTTTAGTAAATCCGCCAGAGAAATGGAATCGACAACACCGTTGATGGAATCCCTAACCTTCACCCATACTTCCCGCGTTACGCAGAAATCTGTTTTCTGGCAGCAGTCTTCTTCCGACTGGGTACCACACTCGACTGGTGCGATCGGTCCTTCCAGTACCCTGATCACATCACCGATATTGATTTGTTCCGGACGTTTGGCCAGTTCATACCCGCCCTGGGGCCCCCGGATGCTTCTGACCAGCCCCGCCTTACGCAGCTCAGGAATAAGCTGTTCCAGATAATGCTCGGATAGTTTCTGCCTGTCAGCGACAGACTTCAGGGAAACCGGACCATCAGCTGCATGCTGGGCTAAATCAACCATGATTTGTACCCCATATCTGCCTCTGGTAGAAAATCTCACGCAATTCACCTCATACCATGCAAAATGTTTGCCCTTCATCAGTACGTTTATATCCTACTAAACCAATCGGAATTTGTCAATAAGCATTCTGGTTATTCTTTTGCAATTTTATTTGTTATAATGGATTCATCTTTCATCTTTCATCTTTCATAACATTTCCTTTTTATGATTGATTTATTAATGATCAAGTATATCTGCAAGAATAATTTTGGAGGAAAAAGAAAATGAATCTTTTTTCGGCTGCTTTTGACTCCGGTAAAGTTGCTCCCCTGGCCGAGAGAATGCGTCCCCGCACCCTCGAAGAATTTATCGGCCAACAGGAAATTCTCGGTCCCGGCAAACTTTTGCGCCGTGCCATTGAAGCAGACCGGGTGACATCGATCATTTTATACGGTCCGCCTGGAACAGGTAAAACATCCCTGGCCCAGGTCATCGCCAATAAAACGACCTCAAACTTTATCCGGATCAATGCTGTTTCTTCCGGCGTCAAAGAGCTCAGAGATATCCTGGAAAAAGCCGAGGAAAGGCTGCATCTTTATCAGCAGCAGACGCTTGTGTTCTGCGATGAAGTTCACCGTTTCAACAAAGGCCAGCAAGATGTTCTTCTCCCGGCTATTGAACGCGGTATGATCACCTTTATCGGAGCAACCACTGAAAACCCTTATTTTGAAATCAACTCCGCTCTTTTAAGCCGTTCCACGATTTTCAGGCTGAATCTTCTTTCAGAACAGGAACTCCGTCTGGGGCTTGAGAATGCCTTGAAGGACAAAGAGCGCGGTCTTGGTGATTACCATACGGAGATTACCGCAGAAGCATTTCAGCATTGGGTGGATTATGCCGGCGGAGATTTGCGCCGGGCGTTAAATGCGCTCGAACTTGCAGTTCTGACCACAGCTCCCGAAGACGGGGTCCGCAGGATTGATCTGGAAACCGCCATAGAGTCCGTTCAGGAAAGGCACTTCCGTTTTGACAAAAACGGTGACAACCATTACGACATGATTTCGGCGATGATCAAAAGTATGCGCGGGTCCGATCCTGATGCGGCCCTTTATTGGTTTGCTGTTCTGCTGGAATCAGGCGAGAACCCGCGGTTCATCATGCGCAGGATCATCGTGCATGCTTCCGAAGATGTCGGCCTCGCTGACCCGACAGTCATGCTACAGGCCCATGCTGCAGCCAATGCCTTGGAGTGGGTTGGCCTGCCCGAAGCCAGGATACCGATGGCACAAGCCGTCCTGGCTATTGCGACTGCTCCGAAGAGCAATTCTGTTGTTGCGGCGATCAGTCAGGCCCAGGAATACGTTAAAACGAACAAAGCCGGCCAAGTGCCGCTGCATCTGAAGGATGCCTCTTACCCCGGCGCCAAGAAGTTTGGCCACGGCTTAGACTATCTTTACCCGCATGCTTATCCGGGCAACTGGGTCGAACAGGACTACCTTCCCGAAGAAGCCAAGGGAGCAAAATTCTTTGACCCGACCGGCCGCGGAATAGACAAGAACAGAGGAAAACCGTCTTCATAAACTTCCCTAATCAGTGAGAAAAATATTTTTTCTTCACAATGCCAATGCCAAATAGTTGGGCAACAATTAAAAATCCGAGGCAAAAAAATGCACACCTTGCTGTTTTTGGCACAAGTGTGCATCGATTACCTCAAAAAAAGAAAAAAAGAAATCAGACTAACATCAGACTAACTGTTCTTCTTTTCTCTTTTCTTTTCATACATGACCTGATCTGCTTTTGCCAGTACGTCATTCGGGGTCTGGCATCCCTGCAACGGGGCAATCCCGAAACTAAGATCGACCTTCGGTTCAATATTTTTCACATAGTCTTTAAATTCCGCTTTGACTTGTTCCAAAACTGTCTCCACGTGTCCGCTTTCACCAAAATAAATAATAATAAATTCATCGCCGCCCCAGCGGCTGATCATATTTTTCCCATTATCAAAATACCGCCTTAAAATAGCCCCCAAACGTTTAAGTCCATCGTCTCCGGCTAGATGTCCTTCTTTATCATTAATCATCTTAAAATTATCGACATCAAGCATGATCAAATGACCATTATGATTTCCGGATTCAAACTGCTGCTGCAGGATCTCATTAAAATTTCTTCGGTTCAGCAGCCCCGTCAGCTCATCAAAATGAGCGAGTTGCATGAGCCTTCGATTCGTCTGGTAGTAAGCGTCAGCAAAATAGCGTACAACTAAGAAACTCAAAAACAGGACAATTGGAACCTGAATCAGCTGATCCACGAAAAAACTGCCGGGATCGAGTACGGGTATTTTTTCCGGGAAATAATGGGCATAAGTGTGGACACCGATAAAAGCCAGAATAATCACAGCGATAATTGTATTGCGATACCAGCCGTCCAGAATGTAACTGACGACAATCAAGAGAAAAAATATGTACGCAATCGTAAAGCTGTTACTACCTCCGGCATCGATAAAACTAAAAGGCAGAACAATCCCTGTCAGAACCAAAAAAAACAAAAATTTGCTGCGATCGGAAAAACCCCTATGTCTTTCATACAATATACTGCATAATGCTAAAACAAGTAAAAAAATCCATTTAATATTGAGGCTTAATGGGTAGCCTACAGCAAGGTTTCCAATAATAGAAAAGGCTGATAGCAGTACCATGGCCTCTAACAGGACTACATAAAACCTCTGCTTAAGATTCGTTTCCTTCACTAACCCCATCTCTATTCTTTTTAAGTTAATACCATTCTATTGAAAATCATAACATGATATTTTTTGGATAACAATCATAATTTTGGAAATATTTTCACAAAATGATCATATAGATCGTTTATTTTTTCCTGCAATCTTTAAGCTGAACATCAAGACAAAACAATAACCCGGAAGAGCCGGGTCATTCGTATATTTATTTTTTTAATTAATGTCAGTATCTAGCTTAAA is a genomic window of Dehalobacter sp. containing:
- a CDS encoding PRC-barrel domain-containing protein; this translates as MRRMRDIVRLPVIDLNSGERLGWVKDIIYNEKDNTVSGVIVEKDSLLTHPLEDMSRDDIVSFGKDSLAVKNPEGKKISGASWSQKVGNKVFNGEGDIKGTIGDIYVDNTVQKVLGYEISDGLFADLMKGREAVFEENILCESQDVVVIEGGSLS
- the mnmA gene encoding tRNA 2-thiouridine(34) synthase MnmA, which gives rise to MKVAVGMSGGVDSSTAAALLQENGHEVIGVTILTHEGGSAETAALEAAEQLRIPLHVLDFRTVFKQEVIDSFAESYYRGETPNPCVLCNRKIKFGELLKQSRGLGADYLATGHYVRKTVDATSGRWLIQTGLDAKKDQSYVLYSLSQDQIAHALFPLGDYTKEQVRDLARARNLKAADSSESQEICFIPDNNYAEYIRAAMEKDSEPGDFTDLSGRIIGRHRGLIHYTVGQRKGLGTTFGKPMFVASIDPVGNRVILGEDNDVFTDVLWATGLNWIALERLSGPLKVQAKIRYKANPAAAVLYPENNLVRVEFETPQRAVTPGQSVVFYDGPTVQGGGVIVSDKRGIRQDLLKTE
- the nifU gene encoding Fe-S cluster assembly scaffold protein NifU, translating into MYSEKVIDHFTNPRNVGEIENANGVGQVGNAKCGDIMRISMVVENDIIKDIKFKTFGCGAAVATSSMVTEMVKGKSVNEALDISNAAVAEALGGLPEAKLHCSNLAADAVHEAIKDYIQKKTKV
- a CDS encoding alanine--tRNA ligase-related protein; the encoded protein is MYTGNQLREMFLKYFEGKGHVIQPSASLIPKDDPTLLLTVAGMVPFKQYFLRQVEPPFSRATTAQKCVRTPDLESVGKTARHHTFFEMLGNFSFGDYFKEEVIPWAWEYITGVLQIPVEKLWVTIYPEDEEARNIWTKA
- the nifS gene encoding cysteine desulfurase NifS — translated: MKRIYLDHSATTPVDPQVAELMTVYFTEYYGNPSSVHSFGRQVHKAIDEAREQVASLIGANPSEITFTSGGTEADNLAIQGAARANVKKGTHLITSAIEHHAVLDTFKYLAKNGYEITIVPVDEEGLISVQDIEKAIRPDTILISIMHANNEVGSIQPVAEIGRIAREKGILFHVDAVQSLGKLPIDVNQMNVDLLTISSHKIYGPKGVGALYIRKGVRISPLVFGGSQERKIRSGTENAPGIIGFGKACELAGQRMADENTELVRLRDKLFDGILAGIDHVKVNGPRGAKRLPNNVNISVNFIEGESLLLSLDLVGIAGSSGSACTSGSLDPSHVLLAMGLSHEVAHGSLRLSLGRQNTDEEIDYVLQELPKIVQRLREMSPLYHKAI
- a CDS encoding GGDEF domain-containing protein, whose protein sequence is MFFLVLTGIVLPFSFIDAGGSNSFTIAYIFFLLIVVSYILDGWYRNTIIAVIILAFIGVHTYAHYFPEKIPVLDPGSFFVDQLIQVPIVLFLSFLVVRYFADAYYQTNRRLMQLAHFDELTGLLNRRNFNEILQQQFESGNHNGHLIMLDVDNFKMINDKEGHLAGDDGLKRLGAILRRYFDNGKNMISRWGGDEFIIIYFGESGHVETVLEQVKAEFKDYVKNIEPKVDLSFGIAPLQGCQTPNDVLAKADQVMYEKKREKKNS
- a CDS encoding replication-associated recombination protein A, which translates into the protein MNLFSAAFDSGKVAPLAERMRPRTLEEFIGQQEILGPGKLLRRAIEADRVTSIILYGPPGTGKTSLAQVIANKTTSNFIRINAVSSGVKELRDILEKAEERLHLYQQQTLVFCDEVHRFNKGQQDVLLPAIERGMITFIGATTENPYFEINSALLSRSTIFRLNLLSEQELRLGLENALKDKERGLGDYHTEITAEAFQHWVDYAGGDLRRALNALELAVLTTAPEDGVRRIDLETAIESVQERHFRFDKNGDNHYDMISAMIKSMRGSDPDAALYWFAVLLESGENPRFIMRRIIVHASEDVGLADPTVMLQAHAAANALEWVGLPEARIPMAQAVLAIATAPKSNSVVAAISQAQEYVKTNKAGQVPLHLKDASYPGAKKFGHGLDYLYPHAYPGNWVEQDYLPEEAKGAKFFDPTGRGIDKNRGKPSS
- a CDS encoding AI-2E family transporter; translated protein: MGQTKLRWIFGILLVIAGFLLFMKVKKIAFSFAAGAVIAYLLSPMVNWLEKKGLRRRWAIALIFLWIVVLLAVLFLLLLPTFYLELGKLSVVLPERLEVIYHYVQTGKSVYPQSILPEELSRLMDKKLIQGQSYLTGWLEKVMEDIPALLSSIGLMVLSPILAIYFLTDWRKITDGVLMLVPGRMREQWHKLLQEIDYVIKRYIQGNMIDAVIVGFLIGIGIKLIGMEYALIIGIICGITNLIPYFGPILGGIPSILLGLSRSPLMAVKVTLVIFIVQQLDSNLINPRLMSNKIGLHPLWVVFALLAGGEIGGLLGMLFAVPLAAVLRIIIRNVYYYLIAPRDLKSTKN
- a CDS encoding Rrf2 family transcriptional regulator, whose protein sequence is MRFSTRGRYGVQIMVDLAQHAADGPVSLKSVADRQKLSEHYLEQLIPELRKAGLVRSIRGPQGGYELAKRPEQINIGDVIRVLEGPIAPVECGTQSEEDCCQKTDFCVTREVWVKVRDSINGVVDSISLADLLKEAGSGGEDLGFLQ